In Bacteroidales bacterium, a genomic segment contains:
- a CDS encoding type I 3-dehydroquinate dehydratase → MEDLSLRICRSVHFNSLESANEIFSTPKLFAELRFDLSSISLESISKLILPEKLIFTCRPNSWSYNKRLKAYSLALESEVDYIDLDFETDFDLIRDLKSEMSLSNTQLILSQHNYALTPNYMQLQESVYKAFDLGADIAKIITTASVTSDVDRVYSLYQRFDDIVAFAMGEKGRESRAKILTLGAPFTYAAFSEQEKTAPGQMDFQQTVDLYHRIKTGRI, encoded by the coding sequence ATGGAAGATTTAAGTTTACGGATATGCCGAAGTGTACATTTTAATTCGTTGGAAAGTGCCAATGAGATATTTAGTACACCTAAGTTATTTGCTGAACTTCGTTTTGATCTATCGTCAATTTCTTTGGAAAGTATTTCTAAGTTGATATTACCGGAAAAGTTGATATTTACTTGTCGACCAAATTCTTGGAGTTATAATAAACGATTAAAAGCTTATTCATTGGCCTTGGAAAGTGAGGTTGATTATATTGATTTGGATTTTGAAACTGATTTTGATTTGATTCGTGATTTAAAATCTGAAATGAGTTTGTCTAACACACAACTTATTCTTTCTCAGCATAATTATGCTTTAACACCTAACTATATGCAGTTGCAAGAAAGTGTCTATAAGGCTTTTGATTTAGGAGCCGATATAGCTAAAATTATCACAACAGCGAGTGTAACTTCTGATGTGGATAGGGTATATAGTTTATATCAACGTTTTGACGATATAGTTGCCTTTGCTATGGGTGAAAAAGGGAGGGAATCAAGAGCTAAAATATTAACCCTTGGGGCTCCATTTACTTATGCAGCTTTTTCAGAACAAGAAAAAACGGCTCCCGGACAAATGGATTTTCAGCAAACAGTAGATCTATATCACCGTATTAAAACAGGTAGAATATGA
- a CDS encoding helix-turn-helix transcriptional regulator → MSEIRDNLNSLATKSDWIEKANKRQENKEWLKHSQKIALKVLRTLRKEKISQKNLAEIIGVSPQYVNKIVKGKENLTLETISKLEKALAIDLMGVSKTSEKTEYIYKEKYVYFNIYSSTGTDAKSGVIYSESDVYVEEKLLNESTVSYG, encoded by the coding sequence ATGAGCGAGATAAGAGATAATTTAAATAGTTTGGCAACTAAGTCCGATTGGATTGAGAAAGCTAACAAAAGGCAAGAAAATAAGGAATGGCTAAAACATTCTCAAAAAATTGCTCTAAAAGTGTTGAGAACACTTCGTAAAGAGAAGATTTCACAAAAAAACTTAGCAGAAATAATTGGTGTTTCGCCACAATACGTTAACAAGATTGTGAAAGGGAAAGAGAACCTTACTCTGGAAACCATTTCAAAATTAGAAAAAGCTTTGGCTATTGATTTAATGGGTGTTTCGAAAACTTCGGAAAAGACAGAGTACATTTATAAAGAAAAGTATGTGTATTTCAATATCTATTCTTCAACAGGAACTGATGCTAAATCCGGAGTCATCTATTCAGAAAGTGATGTCTACGTTGAGGAGAAATTATTAAATGAGAGCACTGTAAGTTATGGCTAA
- the hydF gene encoding [FeFe] hydrogenase H-cluster maturation GTPase HydF has translation MSRGKDIKPHIGIFGRRNYGKSSLINTLANQDIAIVSDIAGTTTDPVKKSMEIAGLGPVILVDTAGIDDDSRLGQERIKKSILQISQIDLAILVIVNNVFESFEDDLVELFSKQDVPFLIVQNKTDIFPIDKIKSNALAARLQVPLINFSCLKKDNTSLLHQEINKMMPRNALHFNSLIGDIIKKDDVVLLVTPIDSEAPVGRMILPQVQLIRDILDNHAVVVTLRETELEKYIKIMHPKPVLVVTDSQAFKFVDSVVPTEIPLTGFSVVLARQKGNFKAYLEGTPKLAELKNGDRILLLESCTHHVSCDDIGQVKIPKWVNDFTGKKIEYEMVSGLEALKKPITDYALVIQCGGCVITQKQVKNRLRPAIEAGVPVTNYGLAIAFMHGIFNRATAPFIID, from the coding sequence ATGAGTAGAGGAAAAGACATAAAGCCACATATTGGAATTTTTGGCAGACGTAATTATGGTAAAAGCAGCTTGATAAATACATTGGCAAATCAAGATATTGCTATTGTTTCTGATATTGCCGGAACGACTACCGATCCTGTTAAGAAATCAATGGAGATTGCTGGTTTGGGTCCTGTAATACTTGTCGATACTGCTGGTATTGACGATGATAGTAGGCTCGGTCAGGAACGAATCAAAAAAAGTATCCTTCAAATAAGTCAAATAGATTTGGCTATTCTTGTAATTGTAAATAATGTTTTTGAGTCTTTTGAAGATGATTTAGTAGAGCTGTTTTCAAAGCAAGATGTTCCGTTTTTGATTGTTCAAAATAAAACAGATATTTTTCCAATTGATAAAATCAAATCAAATGCATTAGCGGCTCGACTACAAGTACCATTGATTAATTTCAGTTGCTTAAAGAAGGATAATACATCGCTTCTTCATCAGGAAATTAATAAAATGATGCCTAGGAATGCCCTGCATTTTAATAGTCTGATTGGAGATATTATAAAAAAAGATGATGTAGTTTTATTGGTAACTCCAATTGATAGTGAAGCTCCTGTTGGACGTATGATTTTGCCACAAGTACAGCTTATTCGCGATATATTAGATAATCACGCTGTTGTTGTTACTTTGCGCGAAACAGAATTGGAGAAGTATATCAAGATTATGCATCCAAAACCCGTTTTAGTGGTAACAGATAGTCAGGCTTTTAAATTTGTAGATTCGGTAGTCCCGACAGAAATTCCACTTACAGGTTTTAGTGTTGTTTTAGCTCGACAAAAAGGTAATTTTAAGGCTTATTTGGAGGGAACACCAAAGTTGGCAGAACTAAAAAATGGCGATAGAATATTATTGCTTGAGTCTTGTACACATCATGTTTCTTGCGATGATATAGGACAAGTAAAAATCCCAAAATGGGTAAACGATTTTACAGGTAAAAAAATAGAATATGAAATGGTTTCCGGATTAGAAGCATTGAAGAAACCAATTACGGATTACGCTCTGGTTATTCAATGCGGTGGTTGTGTGATTACTCAAAAACAAGTAAAAAATCGTTTACGCCCTGCCATTGAAGCAGGAGTTCCGGTAACGAATTATGGTTTAGCTATCGCATTTATGCATGGCATTTTTAATCGAGCTACGGCTCCATTTATAATAGATTAG
- a CDS encoding TolC family protein: MIQKKKLFTLLLTLFFAFSFAQESRLISLQECMDQAVIHHPLYGQHQLQSALKNLKLGNFHSDLLPQISLNGKASLQNEVVELPISIPGVSIPSVSKDQYRLSLDINQPIYRGGLINQQQAMEQNTLEIANILIDKELYALKAQTKNLFFQIILIDKQKQIVNSYREIITQKHNEAKILVDEGVILASNLDILKLELLNTEQELLNINATRKALLQNLNKITRLELNETSHLSLPVINDLPIANQNRFEYHLMALQQKQLETSKGLLSVKTKPMLYAFATAGVGRPGFNMLSDDFEDFYMIGLNLKWSLWDWNKNRNEKKIVDINKELIETQKQAFDLNIQLTLNQLQSEIEKQRALLENDPEIIALRKNVVKTAEAQFKNGTLSSTDYIVEMQKLNQAELNFELHQISLINNQLSYIETLGKL; encoded by the coding sequence ATGATACAAAAAAAGAAACTATTTACATTGCTCTTAACTTTATTTTTTGCATTTTCTTTCGCTCAGGAATCGCGACTAATAAGTTTGCAAGAATGTATGGATCAGGCTGTAATACATCATCCCCTTTATGGTCAACATCAATTGCAATCAGCACTTAAAAATTTGAAGTTGGGTAATTTTCATTCCGACTTATTACCGCAAATATCTTTGAATGGAAAAGCAAGTTTGCAAAACGAAGTTGTTGAATTGCCAATTTCAATACCCGGTGTGAGTATTCCAAGCGTGAGCAAAGATCAGTATCGTCTAAGTTTAGATATAAATCAGCCTATTTATCGAGGTGGATTAATCAATCAACAGCAGGCTATGGAACAAAATACTTTGGAAATAGCCAATATACTAATCGATAAAGAATTGTATGCTTTAAAAGCACAAACTAAGAATTTGTTTTTCCAAATCATTTTAATAGATAAACAAAAACAAATTGTGAATAGCTATCGCGAAATCATCACACAAAAACACAATGAAGCTAAAATTCTTGTCGATGAAGGTGTTATCTTGGCTTCAAATCTCGATATCTTAAAATTAGAACTTTTAAATACCGAACAAGAGCTATTAAATATTAATGCAACACGAAAAGCTTTACTTCAAAATCTTAATAAAATAACACGCTTAGAATTAAATGAAACAAGCCATTTATCACTTCCCGTAATAAACGATTTACCAATTGCTAATCAAAATCGTTTCGAATACCACCTTATGGCGTTACAGCAAAAACAGTTAGAAACATCTAAGGGACTTTTAAGTGTAAAGACCAAACCAATGCTTTATGCTTTTGCAACAGCAGGAGTTGGTCGCCCCGGATTTAATATGCTTTCTGATGATTTTGAAGATTTTTATATGATTGGGCTGAATCTAAAATGGAGTTTGTGGGATTGGAATAAAAACCGGAATGAAAAGAAAATAGTAGATATAAATAAAGAATTAATTGAAACACAAAAACAAGCCTTTGACTTAAATATTCAGCTAACTTTAAACCAGTTACAATCAGAAATCGAAAAGCAAAGGGCTCTATTAGAAAATGATCCGGAAATTATTGCTTTACGAAAAAATGTAGTTAAAACTGCCGAAGCACAATTTAAAAACGGAACATTAAGCAGCACAGATTATATAGTAGAAATGCAAAAGCTAAATCAAGCAGAATTGAATTTTGAATTACACCAAATAAGCTTAATTAACAATCAGTTATCGTATATAGAAACACTCGGAAAATTATAA
- a CDS encoding SulP family inorganic anion transporter, with amino-acid sequence MKFSNLKGDIFGGLTAGIVALPLALAFGVQSGLGASAGLYGAMILGLFAAIFGGTKTQISGPTGPMTVLSASIVALAISKYGNINDAMGLIILTFLLSGVFQIIFGFLKIGKYIKYIPYPVLSGFMSGIGVIIIIFQIFPALGLASPTRIIDVFLELPQALSVLNFVSVALTIGTVLIIYIFPKITKIVPSTLVALVVISLISVLFPMDTPLIGHMPSGLPTLKIASLSGLQFSDLNLVLIPAITLAGLGILDSLLTSVVADNITRTKHNSNKELIGQGIGNIAASFFGGIPGAGATMRTVVNIKSGGKTRLSGVIHALLLMLIILGLGRYVAYIPLSALAGVLFTVGIGIVDVRGLKSIVSISKSDAFILILVLLLTVFVDLLQAVGIGMVIASVIFMRKASDMVEGNTSLSKVDKYDREVAWDDELNLSFNKWDYVYIKRFDGPIFFGVAAKILERINKIPSNAKVIIFRMKKVPFIDQSGLYALEEVIKEMQKMGITVVLTMTHPQPLYLFKKNNLIPDVIPEKYLFKSIDDCAIWLKEYCEKCDE; translated from the coding sequence ATGAAATTTAGTAATTTAAAAGGAGACATTTTTGGTGGCCTAACTGCTGGAATTGTTGCCTTGCCATTGGCTCTAGCTTTTGGTGTGCAGTCGGGATTAGGAGCCAGTGCAGGTTTGTATGGCGCAATGATATTGGGGCTTTTTGCCGCTATCTTTGGAGGAACTAAAACACAAATAAGTGGACCAACAGGACCAATGACGGTTTTATCAGCCTCTATTGTTGCTTTAGCAATTTCTAAATACGGCAATATTAATGATGCAATGGGACTGATAATCCTTACTTTTTTATTGTCTGGTGTATTTCAAATCATTTTTGGCTTCCTGAAAATCGGAAAATATATAAAGTATATTCCTTATCCTGTACTATCAGGTTTTATGAGTGGAATAGGCGTAATCATTATTATTTTTCAAATTTTCCCCGCCCTAGGTTTAGCATCACCAACCAGAATAATAGATGTCTTTCTTGAACTTCCTCAGGCTTTATCCGTATTAAATTTTGTTTCTGTAGCTTTAACAATTGGGACGGTATTGATAATTTATATTTTCCCAAAAATCACTAAAATTGTTCCCTCAACATTGGTTGCTCTTGTCGTAATTTCGTTAATCAGCGTGTTGTTTCCAATGGATACTCCTCTAATTGGTCATATGCCAAGTGGACTTCCCACTCTGAAAATAGCTTCGCTCTCGGGGCTTCAGTTTTCCGACTTAAATCTGGTTCTAATTCCTGCCATAACTTTAGCCGGTTTGGGAATACTGGATTCCTTATTAACATCAGTTGTAGCAGATAATATCACCAGAACAAAGCACAATAGCAATAAAGAATTAATAGGTCAAGGGATTGGAAATATTGCGGCTTCATTTTTTGGCGGAATTCCAGGTGCAGGAGCTACTATGCGAACTGTAGTTAATATTAAATCAGGTGGTAAAACAAGGTTGTCTGGTGTTATTCACGCCTTGTTATTGATGCTTATTATCTTAGGATTAGGGAGATATGTGGCATATATTCCTTTGTCTGCTCTTGCAGGTGTACTGTTTACAGTAGGGATTGGTATTGTTGATGTGAGAGGATTGAAGAGTATAGTAAGCATTTCTAAATCAGATGCTTTTATTTTAATTTTAGTCCTTCTTCTTACTGTTTTTGTAGATTTATTACAAGCTGTTGGTATAGGAATGGTTATTGCCTCTGTAATATTTATGCGAAAGGCAAGCGATATGGTTGAAGGGAATACCTCTTTAAGCAAAGTCGATAAATACGATAGAGAAGTAGCCTGGGACGATGAGCTTAACTTATCATTTAATAAATGGGATTATGTGTATATAAAGCGTTTTGATGGGCCTATATTTTTTGGCGTTGCGGCTAAGATTTTGGAACGAATAAATAAAATACCTTCCAATGCCAAAGTGATTATTTTTAGAATGAAAAAGGTTCCTTTTATTGATCAATCTGGTTTATACGCGCTTGAAGAAGTGATTAAGGAAATGCAAAAAATGGGGATTACTGTTGTTCTTACGATGACTCATCCCCAGCCTCTTTACTTGTTCAAGAAAAATAATCTAATTCCCGATGTAATTCCCGAAAAATATTTATTTAAGAGTATTGATGACTGTGCTATTTGGTTAAAAGAATATTGTGAAAAATGCGATGAATAA
- a CDS encoding DUF456 domain-containing protein, producing MDIFLTVLAVILLLVGLIGAIIPVIPGPIISYLGLVSLYFSSYQPFTDRFMLLWAALAIGITALDNIVPILGTKKMGGSKKGVWGSIIGLFIGLIFMGPFGILIGPFIGAVIGELIGEKEFNSALKAGFGSFLGFLTGTLLKLVFSIWVGYYIIINLWFL from the coding sequence ATGGATATTTTTCTCACTGTTTTAGCGGTCATTCTACTTTTAGTCGGTTTAATTGGAGCCATAATTCCCGTTATTCCCGGACCAATCATTAGCTATCTCGGCTTAGTTAGTTTATATTTTAGCAGTTACCAACCTTTTACCGACCGTTTTATGTTACTTTGGGCAGCACTTGCAATTGGCATTACAGCCTTAGATAATATTGTACCCATTCTTGGTACAAAAAAAATGGGAGGATCTAAAAAAGGTGTTTGGGGTAGTATTATCGGTTTATTTATAGGGTTAATCTTTATGGGACCTTTCGGAATATTAATTGGACCTTTTATTGGTGCTGTTATTGGCGAGCTTATCGGTGAAAAAGAATTTAATTCGGCATTAAAAGCGGGCTTTGGCAGCTTTTTGGGCTTTCTTACGGGAACACTCCTAAAATTAGTTTTCTCTATTTGGGTAGGCTATTATATTATTATAAATCTTTGGTTTCTTTAA
- a CDS encoding TetR/AcrR family transcriptional regulator, which yields MVKKNTEEKIVQAAEKVFIEKGLAGARMQEIADEAGINKALLHYYYRSKEKLFEMVFKIAFRALAPNLLKAFNGPEDFFTKIEHFVSSYLTIIDKNPHIPGFIINELSSNPDRLETMVTLMNLDFQPIYNAIEDEIEKKTIRPIEPSELILNVLALCIFPIVAKPMIKGILFKGSEEKYKLMLEKRKKEVAHFVISAIKITD from the coding sequence ATGGTTAAAAAAAATACAGAAGAGAAAATAGTTCAAGCAGCTGAAAAGGTATTTATAGAAAAGGGGCTCGCGGGTGCGCGTATGCAAGAAATTGCTGATGAAGCCGGTATAAATAAAGCCCTTTTACATTATTATTACCGCTCTAAAGAAAAACTATTCGAGATGGTTTTTAAGATAGCATTTAGAGCATTAGCACCAAACCTCCTTAAAGCTTTTAACGGACCGGAGGACTTCTTTACAAAAATAGAACACTTTGTTTCTTCTTATCTAACCATCATCGATAAGAATCCACATATTCCGGGTTTCATTATAAATGAACTTAGTTCTAATCCCGACCGTTTGGAAACGATGGTGACACTTATGAACCTTGATTTCCAGCCCATTTATAATGCAATTGAAGATGAAATTGAAAAAAAGACAATTCGACCTATAGAGCCTTCGGAGCTAATACTTAATGTTTTAGCCCTTTGTATTTTTCCCATCGTAGCTAAACCTATGATAAAAGGAATTCTTTTTAAAGGATCGGAAGAAAAGTATAAACTGATGTTGGAAAAGCGTAAAAAAGAGGTGGCTCACTTTGTTATTTCGGCTATCAAAATTACAGATTAA
- a CDS encoding SDR family oxidoreductase — translation MNIIITGASKGIGYYAAIKLADRCGNNILAIARSEEKLLALKNKVEAEHPSSNLNYLVFDFYNDDFKTLENAIKNHFNQIDILINNAGFLVAKPFLEITSKDFDQSFGVNIKAAFRLSQIVVPLMKEGAHIVNVSSMGGVQGSVKFPGMSVYSASKGAVSIFTESLAAELTEKDIKVNALAFGAVDTEMLRSAFPDYKAPINANEMGEYLAEFACSGAKYYNGKVLQVSVSTP, via the coding sequence ATGAATATAATTATAACAGGTGCCAGTAAAGGAATAGGGTATTATGCCGCTATAAAATTAGCCGACAGATGTGGAAATAATATTTTGGCCATTGCTCGTTCCGAAGAAAAATTGTTAGCATTAAAAAATAAAGTTGAAGCTGAACACCCTAGTTCGAACTTAAACTATTTGGTTTTTGATTTTTATAATGATGATTTCAAAACATTAGAAAATGCGATAAAGAATCATTTTAATCAGATAGATATTTTAATTAATAATGCCGGTTTTTTGGTAGCAAAACCTTTTTTGGAAATTACTTCTAAAGATTTTGATCAATCTTTTGGTGTAAATATAAAAGCTGCTTTTCGCCTGTCTCAGATTGTTGTTCCTTTGATGAAAGAAGGAGCGCATATTGTTAATGTGAGCAGTATGGGTGGAGTTCAGGGGAGTGTAAAATTCCCGGGTATGAGTGTGTATTCTGCAAGTAAAGGCGCTGTTTCTATTTTTACTGAAAGTTTGGCTGCTGAACTTACGGAAAAAGATATTAAAGTGAATGCTTTAGCCTTTGGTGCTGTAGATACTGAAATGTTACGATCTGCTTTTCCCGATTATAAAGCTCCTATAAATGCCAACGAAATGGGGGAATATTTAGCTGAATTTGCTTGCTCCGGAGCAAAATATTATAATGGTAAAGTATTGCAAGTTTCTGTTTCAACACCATAA
- a CDS encoding chorismate synthase produces MNTFGRKFKLSIFGESHGEGIGIVIDGCPVGISLKEEDLKADFDRRRSGARGTTPRIEPDLPKILSGVYQGKTTGAPIAIVFENTNTRSHDYNETQEIPRPGHADFTANQKYQGFNDPRGGGHFSGRITLGLVAAGYIAKQILKNVHFDAKVMEVGGSTDIELMVDKALADGDSVGGLIECKVNGLPIGLGEPFFDSIESMISHLVFAIPATKGIEFGSGFAAATMKGSAHNDEILDATGKTKTNYAGGVNGGISNGNELVFRVAVKPTSSISKTQHSFNQTKNKTEDFNIVGRHDACIALRIPVIIEAVAAIAIVDLFLTQK; encoded by the coding sequence ATGAACACATTTGGTAGAAAATTTAAACTGTCTATTTTTGGCGAATCGCATGGCGAAGGAATTGGAATTGTTATTGATGGCTGTCCGGTTGGAATTTCTTTAAAAGAAGAAGATCTTAAAGCCGATTTTGATAGACGTAGAAGTGGAGCGCGAGGAACAACGCCTCGGATAGAACCCGATTTGCCAAAGATTCTGAGTGGCGTTTATCAAGGAAAAACAACTGGGGCTCCAATTGCTATCGTTTTTGAAAATACAAATACGCGGTCACACGATTATAATGAAACTCAAGAAATTCCACGCCCTGGTCATGCTGATTTTACCGCTAATCAGAAATATCAAGGGTTTAATGATCCTCGAGGTGGAGGCCATTTTTCAGGGAGAATAACTTTAGGTTTGGTTGCTGCCGGATATATTGCTAAGCAAATACTCAAAAATGTACATTTTGATGCCAAAGTAATGGAAGTGGGAGGAAGTACTGATATTGAGCTGATGGTGGATAAAGCATTAGCTGATGGTGATTCCGTTGGAGGTTTAATTGAATGTAAGGTAAATGGACTCCCTATTGGTTTGGGAGAACCTTTTTTCGATTCGATAGAATCAATGATTAGTCATTTGGTATTTGCTATCCCTGCTACTAAAGGCATTGAATTTGGTTCCGGTTTTGCTGCTGCAACTATGAAAGGTAGCGCGCATAACGATGAAATTTTAGATGCTACAGGAAAGACAAAAACGAATTATGCCGGAGGTGTAAACGGAGGTATAAGCAATGGCAACGAATTGGTTTTTCGTGTTGCTGTTAAACCAACATCCAGCATTAGTAAAACGCAACATTCCTTTAATCAAACAAAGAATAAAACGGAAGATTTTAATATTGTCGGTCGCCACGATGCTTGTATCGCTCTTCGAATTCCTGTAATTATTGAAGCCGTAGCGGCTATTGCAATAGTAGATTTATTTTTGACTCAGAAGTAA
- a CDS encoding flavin reductase family protein gives MEKKLNKIHWKAGTMVYPLPAAMVSCGNSPDNYNIITIAWTGTTNTTPPMAYVSIRKSRHSHHLIAESGEFVINLTNKDLAFATDWCGVKSGRDFDKFKEMKLTPIKGEKVNAPIIAESPINIECKVKQIISQGSHDMFLAEVVHVQATKALLNPTTGKFDFNKSIPIVYSHGEYHEVGKFIGKFGYSVMKKKTRKRLAKK, from the coding sequence ATGGAGAAAAAATTGAATAAAATACATTGGAAAGCAGGGACTATGGTATATCCACTTCCTGCCGCCATGGTCAGTTGTGGGAATAGTCCTGATAACTACAATATTATAACTATTGCTTGGACAGGGACTACAAACACCACACCTCCAATGGCTTATGTCTCCATCAGAAAAAGCAGACATTCTCATCATTTAATAGCTGAAAGTGGCGAGTTTGTAATTAATCTCACAAATAAAGACCTAGCTTTTGCAACAGATTGGTGTGGGGTAAAATCGGGTCGTGATTTTGATAAATTTAAAGAAATGAAGCTAACTCCCATAAAAGGCGAAAAAGTTAATGCTCCTATTATTGCCGAATCGCCAATAAATATTGAATGTAAAGTAAAGCAAATAATTTCTCAAGGCTCTCATGATATGTTCTTAGCCGAAGTAGTACACGTTCAAGCTACAAAAGCATTATTAAACCCGACAACAGGAAAATTTGATTTTAACAAAAGCATACCTATTGTTTACTCACATGGCGAATATCATGAAGTTGGAAAATTTATTGGCAAATTTGGCTATTCCGTTATGAAAAAGAAAACAAGAAAGCGTTTAGCAAAAAAATGA
- a CDS encoding ABC transporter ATP-binding protein, producing MITAKGIYKSYGEIKVLRDINLSIQSGEIIGVTGTSGAGKTTLLQILGTLDRPDKGELEIAGENVFALSDDAMADFRNKHIGFVFQFHHLLPEFSSLENVCLPGFIGKRQKKQVEKRAAELLDFLQMSHRLNHKPNELSGGEQQRVAIARALINTPQLILADEPSGNLDSENTQELNKLFFALRDEFKQTFVIVTHNTELANMCDRKLILKDGVFVS from the coding sequence ATGATAACAGCTAAAGGAATATACAAATCATATGGCGAAATAAAAGTGCTTAGAGATATTAATCTGAGCATTCAATCAGGAGAAATAATTGGGGTTACCGGCACTTCAGGTGCGGGGAAAACAACTTTGCTCCAGATTTTGGGAACCCTCGATCGCCCCGATAAAGGAGAATTGGAAATTGCAGGAGAAAATGTCTTTGCTTTAAGTGATGATGCAATGGCCGATTTTAGAAATAAACATATTGGTTTTGTTTTCCAGTTTCATCACCTTTTACCAGAGTTTTCTAGTTTAGAAAATGTTTGTTTACCGGGTTTTATTGGTAAACGGCAAAAAAAACAAGTCGAAAAAAGAGCTGCCGAATTACTGGATTTCTTACAAATGAGTCATCGTTTAAATCATAAACCCAATGAGCTTTCAGGAGGAGAACAACAGCGAGTAGCTATTGCTCGCGCGTTAATTAATACTCCTCAGCTTATTTTGGCTGATGAGCCTTCGGGAAATTTGGATAGCGAAAATACTCAGGAGTTAAATAAATTGTTTTTCGCTTTGCGAGATGAGTTTAAACAAACTTTTGTTATAGTAACTCATAATACAGAGCTTGCAAATATGTGCGATAGGAAATTGATTTTAAAAGATGGTGTTTTTGTTTCTTGA
- a CDS encoding MFS transporter: MMQKPKLSFWQIWNMSFGFLGIQFGFALQNANASRILLTFGADVHHLSWFWLVAPITGMIIQPIIGLMSDKTWNRFGRRRPYFLTGAVLTTIALILMPNAPHFAGYIAPMFIGGGLLMIMDASINISMEPFRALVADKLPDEQHTLGFSVQTLLIGIGAVVGSWLPYILSNFFGFAGDSDVSGIVPPNVVWSFYIGAAVLISAIVWTVVTTKEYPPEFYEDKSAKEFGKKEKFKIPTLMWQLLLVQFFSWFALFSMWVYTTPTVAQHFFGTTDPNSMAYQEAGNWVGILFGIYNGVSAILALLLPVIAKKVGRRLTHSLALTLGGLSFLSFFIITDYHFLIVPMIGIGFAWGSILAMPYAMLANSIPANKMGMFMGLFNMSITIPQIINGIFGGLILEYFFHDDPIYSIMMAGILMLLGAVSVVFVKDKDKTAQ, encoded by the coding sequence ATTATGCAAAAGCCTAAACTTAGTTTTTGGCAAATCTGGAATATGAGTTTTGGATTTTTAGGAATTCAATTTGGATTTGCTCTTCAGAATGCTAATGCTAGTCGTATTTTATTAACTTTTGGTGCCGATGTTCATCATTTGAGTTGGTTTTGGCTAGTGGCTCCAATTACCGGAATGATTATTCAGCCTATTATCGGTTTAATGAGCGATAAAACTTGGAATCGTTTTGGTCGTCGGAGACCTTATTTTTTAACTGGAGCAGTTTTAACAACCATAGCTCTAATTTTAATGCCAAATGCTCCACATTTTGCGGGTTATATTGCCCCTATGTTTATAGGTGGTGGTTTACTGATGATAATGGATGCTTCGATTAATATTTCGATGGAACCATTTCGTGCTTTGGTAGCAGATAAATTACCCGACGAACAGCATACTCTCGGATTTTCGGTTCAAACCTTATTGATTGGTATTGGAGCCGTTGTGGGGTCTTGGTTGCCTTATATTTTAAGCAATTTCTTTGGTTTTGCAGGAGATTCTGACGTGAGTGGGATTGTGCCTCCAAATGTGGTTTGGTCTTTTTATATAGGTGCTGCCGTATTAATTAGTGCCATTGTTTGGACAGTGGTCACCACAAAAGAATATCCACCTGAATTTTATGAAGATAAATCAGCCAAGGAATTTGGAAAAAAGGAGAAGTTTAAGATTCCTACTTTAATGTGGCAACTTTTGTTAGTTCAGTTTTTTTCTTGGTTTGCCCTTTTTTCTATGTGGGTATATACTACTCCAACTGTTGCTCAGCATTTCTTTGGAACAACTGATCCTAACAGTATGGCTTATCAAGAAGCCGGAAACTGGGTTGGAATATTATTTGGTATTTATAATGGCGTATCGGCAATATTAGCATTGTTATTGCCTGTTATTGCAAAGAAAGTGGGACGACGATTAACGCATAGCTTGGCCTTGACTTTAGGTGGTTTGTCTTTTCTGTCGTTTTTTATCATTACCGACTACCATTTCTTAATTGTTCCAATGATAGGAATTGGCTTTGCTTGGGGTTCTATTTTAGCGATGCCTTATGCTATGTTAGCTAATTCTATTCCTGCTAATAAGATGGGTATGTTTATGGGATTGTTTAATATGTCAATTACAATTCCGCAAATTATCAATGGTATTTTTGGAGGTTTAATCTTAGAATATTTCTTCCACGATGATCCTATATACTCCATTATGATGGCTGGTATTTTGATGCTTCTTGGCGCAGTATCCGTTGTTTTTGTGAAGGATAAAGATAAGACAGCACAGTAA